ATATCATGCTTAATCAAATCAAGATACATTTTAGTTTGCGGATTGTCAGCCACCAAATCCTTTATAGGACGAAAAATCGGAGCGTGCTTGACGATAATCAAATCCACCTTTTTATCAATCGCCTCTGCCACTGTTGTCTCACGAATATCCAGAGCCACCATGACACGTTGAATCTCTTTATTAAGGGTACCAATTTGCAGCCCTTTGACATCGCCTTCCATAGCCAAAGAAGGGAGACAAAAGGCTTGATAGCGCTCAATAACCTGACTAGCTAACATGGAGTACCTCCTGAATTTGTTGGATTTTTTGGGAAATGGCAAAGCGGTCACCTTGGCGTTCAGATGGAACTTGTTCCAAAGCAAAACTTAATTTTTCAAGTTCTCTTCTCCACTTTTTGACGAAAACTGGTGAAGCCTCCTCTAGTAGATAGGGACCAAAACGATGTTCAACTTCTGATAATCTCATCTGTCCTGATTCTGCAACGAGGACTTCATATAACTTGCCATTTTCTTCCAGAATCTTTTCAGCAACCAATCTAAAACCATTTTTTTCCAACCATCGACGCACATCATCTTCACGATTATTTGGCTGGAGTATCAACCGTTCAATGGTCGCAAGCTTTTCTTTTCCTGCTTCTAAGATTTCTGCAATCAAGCGTCCTCCCATACCTGCTATGGTCACGGCAGTCATCTGGTCAGACGTCTCAAACGCACCTAAGCCATTTGCTAAACGGACTAGAATTTTTTCTGTTTGTCCCGCCTGCTCTACATTCTGGAGCGCTGACTGATAGGGGCCTTGAACGACTTCCCCCGCAATGGCAAAATCAATACGCCCCTGCTCTACCAAAAAAAGAGGGAGATAAGCATGGTCACTCCCTACATCAACTAGACGTGCCCCTTGTGGGACAAAACTTGCGACTGTTTCCAGCCTTTTAGATAATTTTGTTTCCATATCAATCTTTCCAGAGATCCATTGCATCAAGAAAGTCACTTGAAACAGTCACATTCTTAGGAGTCTGAATTTCTCTTTCTGCATTTTTCGCTTCTACTTGCGCAACTGTAGTAATTCCCTCACGGCGCCAGTTTCGTAGAATAGCTTGGATGTATTTCCAATTTGTTTTGTTGTTAAAAACAGCTTCTTTCAAGGCTGCACGAACCAAATCAATCGAAGTTTTGTCATCCTCAATAGTCTTCTGCAAATCTTCGATTTCAAACGGCGATAAAAAGCGGCCCAATTCACGTTCAAAATCACCCACCAAGGTCTTCAAATCATTCTCTTGCTGCACAATCTCAACTGCCTGTTTTGGAGTTAACAGAGCATCCAATTTTTCAAAAGCAGGAAGCGCATCGAATATCATTTCAATTTCACCAGCAATACTGATTGTCTTAAATTCTAAGAGTCCAGCATCTTGGAGATTTTCAATAGCTTGATTGACCTGGGCAACTGTTTTACCAGTAGCTTGAGCAATCTCACTAGGCGCTAATGATTCGATAGCCGAAGAATTTTGATAAAAGAAAAACTGCCAAATCAAAAAATCATCTGCCGACGGAAAAAGCTCTTGATAGTGGAATAATATTGCTGCTGGCAGGACCAAATGTCCCTGACGAAATTGCTGTGAATAGTTCATACTTCCCCTTTAAAGACTAGCTGACTGGGCTGATTGTTCAAAGATATGCCAGTCGTATGGAGTTTCTTGATAGACAGCATAATTCACCCAGTTGGTAAAGAATTGTGCTGCTGGTAAATTCCAAGAGAGAGATGGTTTGCTTGTAGGGTCATCTTCTTTGAAATAATTTTCCGGTAAATGGGGATTTTTTCCAGCTATACAATCACGTTGGTATTCCTTAGCTAGGGTATCCCTATCATACTCTAAATGTCCAAAACTATAAATTTCTCTTAAATCCTTGCTGGCTAAAATGGATAGACCAACTTCTGGACCTTGTGATAAAATCGTCAACCCACTCAGATGGGCAATATCTGCTTCTCTTACTTCCGTATAACGGGAGTGTGGCGAACGAAATTCATCGTCAAATCCACGCATAAGAGGGCTAGTTGGATTAGTCACTTCTTGACAATATACGCCTGATAGTTTTCGAGACATACTGTGTTTGGGTACACCATAGCGTGCATACAAACCAGCCTGTGCACCCCAACAAATGTGCAATGTTGAATAAACATGTGTTTTTGACCAATCAAAAACTTGAGTAAGTTCTTGCCAGTAATCAACTTCCTCAAAAGGTAAGTTTTCAACTGGTGCTCCTGTCACGATGAGCCCATCAAAATAGCTATCCCTGACCTGCTCAAAAGTCTTATAAAACTGCTTCAAATGGTCCGAGTGTGTATTTTTGGACTCGTGACTAGCCATGTAGAGAAATTCAACCTCTAGCTGTAAAGGAGTGTTAGCCAAAAGACGGAGCAACTGAGTCTCCGTCACTATCTTCTGTGGCATGAGATTGAGAATAAGGATTTTGATAGGACGAATGTCCTGATGACTAGCTCGGTCACTATCCATCACAAAAATATTCTCTTTTCTCAAAATTTCAACTGCTGGTAATGATTTTTCAATTTTAATTGGCATAAGCAACCTCCCAATTTTCTTATATTTATTATAAGACAGGCTGCTATGCAATTCAATTAGAATAAAAATAGGACCAGTTATAAGTTTTGGCTATAACCTTAGATTAATAGTGCATCAAAACCTTGTAGTCGTAATCGCCGATTGCTTCGCGGCCTTTCAAATCATCTAGCTCAATCAAGAAGGCACAGCCAGCAACGATACCGCCAAGCTTTTCAATCATTTCGATCGTTGCTTTTACAGTACCACCAGTTGCCAACAAGTCATCGACAATCAAGACACGTTGTCCTGGTTTGATTGCGTCTGCATGCATCGTCAATGTATCTACACCATATTCTTTTTCATAGTCAGCTGAGATAACCTCACGTGGTAACTTACCTGGCTTACGAACTGGTGCAAAACCGATTCCCAATTCAAAGGCAACTGGACATCCAACGATGAAACCACGCGCCTCTGGCCCAACAATCATATCGATTTGCTTATCTGTCGCATACTGAACGATTTCACGTACTGCATAGCTATAAGCATTTCCATCTGCCATCAAAGGGCTAATGTCACGGAATTCGATACCTTCTTTTGGATAGTTAGGAATTGTTGCGATGTAATCTTTTAAGTTCATTTGTCTCTCTCTTTTTAAAAATAATTTTTACTCTTCATTATACCATGAAATTGTTTTTTGGTACATTTCAGACCTATATCTTTAGCAAATCGTCTCCTCACATTCGCCACACAAGCTGCCCTGCTATGCCCACCATAGGAAAAACTTCCTTGCTGATTAAAGTAAGACTGCTCCCAGCCAACCTCATTTCTTCCTTTTTGGTAGTGGCGCAAGCGAGTAGGCGATAAATAGACTCCCATCTTTGAGCGTAGCAATTCTTTCCGAAAAACGGGATCCTGCGTGCCAACTGGAGCCATATCAAGTTGTCTATGGCGCTTATTATTAGCTCTGGCATAATTGAAGGAAGCCCCGTTTACCACGCCATTGACATGTGGTCGTTCTTCTAAAATCAAGGCAAATTGTCCATCTTGATTTAGGATAAATTCACTGTGAAAATGAATCAAAATCTTCATATTGACTGGCAAGGTCTTCTGATTTTTCTTGCCGAACAGTTGTTTATTGTGTAGGCGGGCAGATTCTCGTAAGCGGTAAGACCACCGAGGTAGGCTACGTAAATAGGCTACTAGAGCCTGCCAGTCTGTTTTTCCTTTTCCAAACTGCTGACGTACCCAAAAAGCCTGCTGATAGGAAATAAGGTAGCGCAGTTGATGGACCTGTCTGTTTAACGGCCGTTTGACTTCTAATTCTCGAACTGGAAAAGCCTTATCAACTAGCTTAGCAAAGTACCGCCAAAACGGATGGTGTGGAGGACAATTCACATCCATCTTCTGCAAAAGTTCAGGTAATATCCCGTGACTTAATTCCTCAGGAAAATCTAACATATTCATACTTTGCTCCAATAAAGCCGTCGCTTTCTCTTGGTTTAAAGAGCGACTGTCAACTCTTATCAACTGATAAAAGCTAGTTGAGGCAAAAATAGCAGCTTCTTTTATCAAATTTTGAACAAATGCTGGGATGGCTTCTTGTTTTAGAGGCAACAGTTGTTTCAGGAAAACCTTTTTGATGGCTCTTTCTGACCATCCTACTCGCCGTAATTCAATCAGTGCGTGCTTTATTTCGGTTATCTGTTCAAGATTTTTCAACAGGCTTTTTTGCCTGAAAAAACTATAAGTGTAGAGAAGCGTTCCAAGCACTCCAACAATAACCAGAGCTTCTACTGTCATCAAACGCGACCACATAACCATTCATAAATTTCCTGAACGGTGCCAAGCGCCATCAACTCTTGTTGGATAACTGTTTCTTTCAATTCTTGATATATTTGACTTTCTGAAATCTCTCGCTTCTGCGCCTCTTTGTTGACCCGCATAACCCCATCCGTAATGGTAACAAATTCTAATTCTTGGAAAATCTGAATCATTTTGACCAAGAGACTGTCCTTAATTTTTAAGTAACCAGCCAAATCTTTCAGTTTGTAGCGGACATCAAACTCATCAAATTGGTAAATAGTCTTATACAATTTAGCGAATTGTTCTCGGCTACCATAACCATCTAGATAGTACGGTTTGGCAATTTCATTTTTAAAATAAATGGCCTCAAATTCTCTTTCCTGAAAATAGCTACGCAGACTACTGAGGTCCTCAGGCAAGTTAGCTAAGACAATTGCTTTGTTATCTGCTACTGGATTTTCAATGTCCAAAATTGGGACTCCTGCAGGAATAGGATGTTGTTTTCCACGAATATTATAAAGTTGAACACCATTGACCCGAGCATCAACCAACATGAGCTGAAGACTGGTATTACCATTCCATTGATTGACAGACAAGGTAACAGCTAGTTCTAAGCCCTTGGCCTGTGAAAATTCCAAGGCTAGATTACCCTTACCAAAAGCAACCACATCAAATCCAGCAGCACCTTTAGTAATGCGTAGTTTCAAATGGGCATTATTCTGCCCCATAGTTCTTGCTGATTCTACCTGAAAGTCTCTGATGTAGAATACAGGCTTTTTATTATCCATGCCGTAAGGCGCAAGCTTCTCGAAAGATTTTAGAGTATCTAGGGTTAATTCCTCTAAATCCAATTCTTCATCTAAGACCAGCGAAGACTTGCTGGATAAATCCAATTTATTTTCGATAATGTAGTCTGCCAAGGTTAGAGCAAGCTCTTCAAGTTTGTCAACTTCCAAGGTCATACCTGCTGCACCAGCATGACCACCAAAGGCGATAAATAGGTCCTGATGATCTTTAAGGGCCTTGAAAATGTCAACCGCTTCAACAGAACGAGCCGAACCCTTTGCCTTACCATCTTCAATAGACAAGACGATAACAGGCTGGTGCAATTCTTCTAGTAGGCGTCCTGCTACAATCCCTAAAACACCTGGGTTCCAACCTTCTTTAGCCAGAACTTGAACAGGTCTATCATGACGGAGCATGGTTTTTGCTTCATCGTAAATTGCTTGGACAACGTCTTTGCGTTCTACATTTTTACTGTTAATCATGAGAGCAATCTCATGGGCCTCTTCGTCATCAAAACCAGTCAGTAATTCGATGGCTGGATTTGGATCATCGAGTCGACCAAGGGCATTCAACCTCGGAGCAAGTTGGAAGCCAACTGTTTCTTCATCAAGGCTATCCATATCAATGCCAGCTATTTTCATCAATTCTTGGAGGCCTGCACGTTCGGTCTGTTTGAGAAGGGACAGACCATATTTGACCATGACACGATTCTCATCGGTCAAGCTAACCATATCAGCGATGGTGCCAATTGCGACCAAATCCAGCAAGTCTGCATGAACCGTTTCAAGAAGGGCACAGGCCAATTTGAAAGCCACACCGCAACCTGCCAAATGTTTGAAGGGATAATTTCCCTCTGGATGCTCTGGATGTACAATCGCATAGGCATTGGGAAGGGTTTCCTGCATGGAATGGTGGTCTGTCACGACAACATCGACACCCATTTCCTGGGCATAGGCAATCGCTTCATGACCCGCTACGCCATTGTCCACCGTCACAATAAGAGAAATCCCCTGCTGCTCGATAAAATACTTGTAAACTGATTGATTTGGCCCATAGCCATCTGTGAAACGATTGGGAAGATAAACTTGGACTTCTGCCCCCATTTCCTCCAGAGTTTCTTTCAGAATAGATGCCGAGGTCATGCCATCTGCATCATAATCTCCATAAATCAAAATTTGTTCGTAATCTTCGATTGCTCGGC
This region of Streptococcus suis genomic DNA includes:
- a CDS encoding tRNA (adenine(22)-N(1))-methyltransferase; this encodes METKLSKRLETVASFVPQGARLVDVGSDHAYLPLFLVEQGRIDFAIAGEVVQGPYQSALQNVEQAGQTEKILVRLANGLGAFETSDQMTAVTIAGMGGRLIAEILEAGKEKLATIERLILQPNNREDDVRRWLEKNGFRLVAEKILEENGKLYEVLVAESGQMRLSEVEHRFGPYLLEEASPVFVKKWRRELEKLSFALEQVPSERQGDRFAISQKIQQIQEVLHVS
- a CDS encoding DnaD domain-containing protein codes for the protein MNYSQQFRQGHLVLPAAILFHYQELFPSADDFLIWQFFFYQNSSAIESLAPSEIAQATGKTVAQVNQAIENLQDAGLLEFKTISIAGEIEMIFDALPAFEKLDALLTPKQAVEIVQQENDLKTLVGDFERELGRFLSPFEIEDLQKTIEDDKTSIDLVRAALKEAVFNNKTNWKYIQAILRNWRREGITTVAQVEAKNAEREIQTPKNVTVSSDFLDAMDLWKD
- the metA gene encoding homoserine O-acetyltransferase MetA, producing the protein MPIKIEKSLPAVEILRKENIFVMDSDRASHQDIRPIKILILNLMPQKIVTETQLLRLLANTPLQLEVEFLYMASHESKNTHSDHLKQFYKTFEQVRDSYFDGLIVTGAPVENLPFEEVDYWQELTQVFDWSKTHVYSTLHICWGAQAGLYARYGVPKHSMSRKLSGVYCQEVTNPTSPLMRGFDDEFRSPHSRYTEVREADIAHLSGLTILSQGPEVGLSILASKDLREIYSFGHLEYDRDTLAKEYQRDCIAGKNPHLPENYFKEDDPTSKPSLSWNLPAAQFFTNWVNYAVYQETPYDWHIFEQSAQSASL
- a CDS encoding adenine phosphoribosyltransferase, translated to MNLKDYIATIPNYPKEGIEFRDISPLMADGNAYSYAVREIVQYATDKQIDMIVGPEARGFIVGCPVAFELGIGFAPVRKPGKLPREVISADYEKEYGVDTLTMHADAIKPGQRVLIVDDLLATGGTVKATIEMIEKLGGIVAGCAFLIELDDLKGREAIGDYDYKVLMHY
- a CDS encoding DUF3114 domain-containing protein; translation: MVMWSRLMTVEALVIVGVLGTLLYTYSFFRQKSLLKNLEQITEIKHALIELRRVGWSERAIKKVFLKQLLPLKQEAIPAFVQNLIKEAAIFASTSFYQLIRVDSRSLNQEKATALLEQSMNMLDFPEELSHGILPELLQKMDVNCPPHHPFWRYFAKLVDKAFPVRELEVKRPLNRQVHQLRYLISYQQAFWVRQQFGKGKTDWQALVAYLRSLPRWSYRLRESARLHNKQLFGKKNQKTLPVNMKILIHFHSEFILNQDGQFALILEERPHVNGVVNGASFNYARANNKRHRQLDMAPVGTQDPVFRKELLRSKMGVYLSPTRLRHYQKGRNEVGWEQSYFNQQGSFSYGGHSRAACVANVRRRFAKDIGLKCTKKQFHGIMKSKNYF
- the recJ gene encoding single-stranded-DNA-specific exonuclease RecJ — encoded protein: MIKPNYDWQLLTGFSDEQFIKIAKKEGVDPVAAKLLYERGIHSAEELHTFIQPSLEDLHDPYLLHDMDKAVERIRRAIEDYEQILIYGDYDADGMTSASILKETLEEMGAEVQVYLPNRFTDGYGPNQSVYKYFIEQQGISLIVTVDNGVAGHEAIAYAQEMGVDVVVTDHHSMQETLPNAYAIVHPEHPEGNYPFKHLAGCGVAFKLACALLETVHADLLDLVAIGTIADMVSLTDENRVMVKYGLSLLKQTERAGLQELMKIAGIDMDSLDEETVGFQLAPRLNALGRLDDPNPAIELLTGFDDEEAHEIALMINSKNVERKDVVQAIYDEAKTMLRHDRPVQVLAKEGWNPGVLGIVAGRLLEELHQPVIVLSIEDGKAKGSARSVEAVDIFKALKDHQDLFIAFGGHAGAAGMTLEVDKLEELALTLADYIIENKLDLSSKSSLVLDEELDLEELTLDTLKSFEKLAPYGMDNKKPVFYIRDFQVESARTMGQNNAHLKLRITKGAAGFDVVAFGKGNLALEFSQAKGLELAVTLSVNQWNGNTSLQLMLVDARVNGVQLYNIRGKQHPIPAGVPILDIENPVADNKAIVLANLPEDLSSLRSYFQEREFEAIYFKNEIAKPYYLDGYGSREQFAKLYKTIYQFDEFDVRYKLKDLAGYLKIKDSLLVKMIQIFQELEFVTITDGVMRVNKEAQKREISESQIYQELKETVIQQELMALGTVQEIYEWLCGRV